One region of Paraburkholderia acidiphila genomic DNA includes:
- a CDS encoding SDR family NAD(P)-dependent oxidoreductase: protein MNQLDLKNRVMVVTGGARGLGYAVAQRALRSGAAVALWDIDAERLERARSELSEFGNVSVVTVELTDEASVEAAAQQTVKTHGAIHALVNSAGITGGNGLTWELPVDVWRRVIEVNLIGSYLTCRAVVPRMIEQGYGRIVNIASVAGKEGNPNASHYSASKAGVIGLTKSLGKELATKGVLVNAVTPAAAKTEIFDSMSQQHIDYMLAKIPMNRFLMPDEAASMIVWLTTEDCAFSTGSVFDLSGGRATY from the coding sequence ATGAATCAACTGGATCTGAAGAATCGCGTGATGGTGGTGACGGGCGGCGCTCGCGGCCTGGGTTATGCCGTGGCGCAACGCGCGCTGCGTTCGGGCGCGGCGGTCGCGCTGTGGGACATCGACGCCGAGCGGCTCGAACGCGCGCGCAGCGAGTTGTCGGAGTTTGGCAACGTTTCGGTGGTGACGGTCGAGTTGACCGATGAAGCTTCGGTCGAGGCAGCCGCGCAGCAAACGGTGAAGACGCACGGCGCGATTCACGCGCTCGTCAACAGCGCGGGCATTACGGGCGGCAATGGCCTCACGTGGGAATTGCCCGTGGACGTGTGGCGCCGCGTGATTGAAGTGAATCTGATCGGCAGCTATCTCACCTGTCGAGCCGTAGTGCCGCGCATGATCGAGCAGGGCTACGGGCGCATCGTCAATATCGCCTCCGTGGCCGGCAAGGAAGGTAACCCGAATGCTTCGCACTACAGCGCATCGAAGGCTGGGGTCATCGGCCTGACCAAATCGCTCGGCAAGGAGCTTGCCACGAAGGGCGTGCTCGTCAATGCCGTGACACCCGCGGCGGCCAAGACCGAGATTTTCGATTCGATGTCGCAGCAGCACATTGACTACATGCTCGCCAAGATCCCGATGAACCGCTTCCTGATGCCGGACGAAGCCGCTTCGATGATCGTGTGGCTCACGACGGAAGACTGCGCCTTCAGCACCGGCTCGGTGTTCGATCTTTCTGGCGGCCGTGCGACGTATTGA
- a CDS encoding fumarylacetoacetate hydrolase family protein — MKLVRWGSKGAEKPGVIDKEGRVRDLSGVTADVAGKRLGAAALREIAALDLTTLPLVPANTRLGPCVGAVGKIVCVGLNYSDHAAESNMPVPTEPVLFLKATSSITGPNDDVLIPPGAKKVDWEVELGVVIGEEARNVPRERALDYVAGYCVVNDVSEREWQIERGGQWDKGKGYDTFAPLGPWLVTRDEVADPQALDMWLEVDGKRYQNGNTRTMIFDVATLVSYISQFMSLQPGDVISTGTPPGVGMGQKPEPIYLRAGQTMRLGVSGLGEQQQRLVAEQGGQAQ, encoded by the coding sequence ATGAAGCTGGTCCGTTGGGGCAGTAAGGGGGCTGAGAAGCCGGGTGTGATCGATAAGGAAGGGCGCGTGCGCGATCTGTCCGGCGTCACAGCCGACGTAGCGGGCAAGCGCCTCGGCGCGGCTGCGCTGCGCGAAATCGCGGCACTCGATCTCACCACCTTGCCGCTCGTTCCCGCCAATACCCGCCTCGGCCCTTGCGTGGGCGCCGTCGGCAAGATCGTCTGCGTGGGCCTTAACTACTCCGACCACGCCGCCGAATCGAACATGCCCGTGCCCACGGAGCCCGTGCTTTTCCTCAAGGCAACGAGCTCCATCACCGGTCCCAACGATGACGTGCTGATTCCCCCGGGCGCGAAGAAGGTCGATTGGGAGGTCGAGCTGGGCGTGGTGATCGGCGAAGAAGCGCGCAATGTGCCGCGCGAGCGCGCGCTCGATTATGTGGCCGGTTATTGCGTCGTCAACGATGTTTCCGAGCGCGAATGGCAGATCGAGCGCGGCGGCCAGTGGGACAAGGGCAAGGGCTACGACACCTTCGCGCCGCTCGGCCCCTGGCTCGTCACGCGTGACGAAGTCGCCGACCCGCAAGCGCTCGACATGTGGCTCGAAGTCGACGGCAAGCGCTACCAGAACGGCAACACGCGCACGATGATCTTCGACGTGGCCACGCTCGTTTCCTATATCAGCCAGTTCATGAGCCTGCAGCCCGGCGACGTGATCTCGACGGGCACGCCGCCGGGCGTGGGCATGGGGCAGAAGCCCGAGCCCATCTATCTGCGCGCGGGCCAGACCATGCGCCTCGGCGTGAGCGGGCTCGGTGAACAACAGCAACGCCTCGTGGCGGAACAAGGAGGGCAGGCGCAATGA
- a CDS encoding MIP/aquaporin family protein, translating to MSPYIAEFIGTAILVLLGNGAVANVLLAKTKGKGADLIVIVMGWAMAVFVAVYVTASFSGAHLNPIVTISLALAGKFAWSKVGGYIAAQMLGGMAGALLVWLAYRQHFANEADPDIKLAVFCTAPAIRSKRHNVLTEAICTFVLILGVLYLASPQVGLGALDALPVGLLVLGIGISLGGPTGYAMSPARDLSPRIMHALLPIPGKRDSDWRYAWVPVFGPLAGGAAAAGLYHYLHAMH from the coding sequence ATGTCACCCTATATTGCGGAATTCATTGGCACAGCCATTCTCGTGCTGCTAGGCAACGGCGCTGTTGCCAACGTGCTGCTGGCGAAAACGAAGGGCAAGGGCGCCGACCTCATCGTCATCGTGATGGGCTGGGCCATGGCCGTGTTCGTGGCGGTCTACGTAACGGCCTCGTTCAGCGGCGCGCACCTGAACCCCATCGTGACGATCAGCCTCGCGCTGGCGGGCAAGTTCGCGTGGTCGAAGGTCGGCGGTTATATCGCGGCGCAGATGCTCGGCGGCATGGCGGGCGCGTTGCTCGTGTGGCTCGCCTATCGACAGCACTTCGCAAACGAAGCCGATCCGGATATCAAGCTCGCGGTGTTTTGCACGGCGCCCGCCATTCGCAGCAAGCGGCACAACGTGCTGACGGAAGCGATCTGCACCTTCGTGCTGATCCTCGGCGTGCTCTATCTGGCCTCGCCGCAGGTGGGACTCGGCGCGCTCGACGCGCTGCCCGTGGGTCTGCTCGTGCTCGGCATCGGCATTTCGCTCGGCGGCCCGACCGGCTACGCGATGAGCCCGGCGCGCGATCTCTCGCCGCGCATCATGCACGCGCTGCTGCCCATTCCGGGCAAGCGTGACAGCGACTGGCGCTATGCCTGGGTTCCGGTGTTCGGGCCGCTCGCTGGCGGCGCGGCCGCGGCCGGTCTCTATCATTACCTGCACGCAATGCACTGA
- the glpK gene encoding glycerol kinase GlpK: MQEQYILALDQGTTSSRAMLFDRQGNIVSVAQKEFEQIYPQPGWVEHDPQEIWSTQAGVAAEAVTRAGLNGTNIAAIGITNQRETTIVWDRETGHPIYNAIVWQDRRTADFCDSLKERGLEEKVRAKTGLPIDSYFSGTKIRWILDNVPGAREKARQGKLAFGTVDSWLVWNFTKHELHVTDVTNASRTMLFNIHTRQWDDELLDALEIPRSMLPEVRSSSEIYGPTKTTVFASKIPLAGIAGDQQAAMFGQMCTSTGMVKNTYGTGCFLMMNTGTKPIESKNNLVTTIAWQIGDEVNYALEGSIFIAGAVVQWLRDGMGIIKSAPEIEALAASVPHTDGVYLVPAFAGLGAPHWNAHARGTLFGVTRGTTSAHLARAALDSIAYQSLDVLAAMEADSGISVGELRVDGGASANNLLMQFQADLLGVDAVRPRITETTALGAAYLAGLATGYWQNVGELQSQWKLDRRFAPSMQAAQVDACRAGWQRAVRAAKAWADDSH; this comes from the coding sequence ATGCAGGAACAGTACATTCTTGCGCTCGACCAGGGCACCACGAGTTCGCGCGCCATGCTGTTCGACCGCCAGGGCAATATCGTTTCGGTGGCCCAGAAGGAATTCGAGCAGATTTATCCGCAGCCGGGCTGGGTCGAGCACGATCCGCAGGAAATCTGGTCGACGCAGGCCGGCGTGGCCGCCGAGGCCGTCACGCGCGCGGGCCTGAACGGCACCAATATCGCCGCGATCGGCATTACGAACCAGCGCGAGACGACCATCGTCTGGGACCGGGAAACGGGCCATCCCATCTATAACGCCATTGTGTGGCAGGACCGCCGCACGGCCGACTTCTGCGACTCGCTCAAGGAGCGCGGCCTCGAAGAGAAAGTGCGCGCGAAGACCGGCCTGCCGATCGACTCGTACTTCTCGGGCACGAAGATCCGCTGGATTCTCGACAACGTGCCCGGCGCACGCGAAAAAGCGCGTCAAGGCAAGCTCGCGTTCGGCACCGTGGACAGCTGGCTCGTGTGGAACTTCACGAAGCACGAGCTGCACGTGACCGACGTGACGAACGCGTCGCGCACCATGCTGTTCAACATCCACACGCGCCAATGGGACGACGAGCTGCTCGACGCGCTCGAAATTCCGCGCAGCATGCTGCCCGAGGTCCGTTCGTCGTCCGAAATTTATGGTCCGACCAAGACCACGGTGTTCGCCTCGAAGATTCCACTGGCCGGCATTGCAGGCGACCAGCAGGCCGCGATGTTCGGCCAGATGTGCACGAGCACGGGCATGGTGAAGAACACCTACGGCACGGGCTGCTTCCTGATGATGAACACGGGCACGAAGCCCATCGAGTCGAAGAACAACCTCGTGACGACGATTGCCTGGCAGATCGGCGACGAGGTCAACTACGCGCTGGAAGGCAGCATCTTCATTGCGGGTGCGGTGGTGCAGTGGTTGCGCGACGGCATGGGCATCATCAAGAGCGCGCCGGAAATCGAGGCGCTCGCCGCGAGCGTGCCGCATACGGATGGCGTGTATCTCGTGCCGGCCTTCGCGGGCCTCGGCGCGCCGCACTGGAACGCGCACGCGCGTGGCACGCTGTTCGGCGTGACGCGCGGCACGACCTCAGCGCACCTCGCGCGCGCGGCGCTCGATTCGATCGCGTACCAGTCGCTCGACGTGCTGGCGGCGATGGAAGCGGATTCGGGCATCAGCGTGGGTGAATTGCGCGTGGACGGCGGCGCGAGCGCGAACAATCTGCTCATGCAGTTCCAGGCGGACTTGCTCGGCGTGGATGCGGTACGCCCGAGGATCACCGAAACCACGGCGCTCGGCGCGGCTTACCTCGCGGGCCTTGCAACGGGCTACTGGCAGAACGTGGGCGAGCTGCAGAGCCAGTGGAAGCTCGACCGGCGTTTCGCGCCGTCGATGCAGGCCGCGCAGGTCGACGCCTGCCGTGCGGGCTGGCAGCGTGCGGTGCGTGCGGCCAAGGCCTGGGCGGACGACTCGCACTGA
- the glpD gene encoding glycerol-3-phosphate dehydrogenase codes for MTQQNRYDLLVVGGGINGAGIARDAAGRGLSVLLCEQDDLASHTSSCSTKLIHGGLRYLEYKEFGLVRKALQERETLLRAAPHIMWPLRFVMPHMPNLRPAWLIRMGLFLYDHLAKRELLPGSRGIDMRRHAAGGPLIDSIQRGFVYSDGWVDDARLVVLNALDAQERGAQILTRTKLVSAVRTNVADGAGREWQALLRRPDGSTFDVRARAIANAAGPWVGEVLHGALGRGAQHSVRLVKGSHIVTKRLFDHDHAYIFQNPDKRIIFAIPYEHDFTLIGTTDVEYHNDPAKVSIDGDETRYLCESINRYFKRKISPADVQWTYSGVRPLLEEEGAENASAVTRDYKLELDETAGAPLLSVFGGKITTFRKLAEEASDMLCRALGHAAPSWTAGAPLPGGDIAHARFEPFAQAFAKRHAWLPAALARRYARAYGTRAERLLGNARSLADLGAEVAPGIYEAELRYLRAAEWATRAEDVLWRRSKLGLHVEPGTLNGVNAAIDHWFAATSATATAQH; via the coding sequence GTGACTCAACAGAACCGGTACGATCTGCTCGTCGTGGGCGGCGGGATCAACGGCGCGGGCATCGCGCGCGACGCGGCCGGCCGCGGGTTGTCGGTGCTCCTTTGCGAGCAGGACGACCTCGCCTCGCATACCTCGTCGTGCAGCACCAAGCTGATTCACGGCGGGCTGCGCTATCTCGAGTACAAGGAATTCGGGCTCGTGCGCAAGGCGCTGCAGGAACGCGAAACGCTCTTGCGCGCGGCGCCCCACATCATGTGGCCGCTGCGTTTCGTCATGCCGCACATGCCGAACCTGCGTCCCGCGTGGCTCATTCGCATGGGCTTGTTTCTCTACGATCATCTGGCGAAGCGCGAACTGCTGCCGGGCTCGCGCGGCATCGACATGCGCCGCCACGCGGCGGGCGGGCCGCTCATCGACTCGATCCAGCGCGGCTTCGTCTATTCGGACGGCTGGGTCGACGACGCGCGCCTCGTCGTGCTCAACGCGCTCGACGCGCAGGAGCGCGGCGCGCAAATCCTCACGCGTACGAAGCTGGTTTCGGCCGTGCGCACGAATGTCGCGGACGGTGCGGGTCGCGAGTGGCAGGCGCTCTTGCGCCGCCCGGACGGCAGCACCTTCGACGTGCGCGCGCGCGCCATCGCCAACGCGGCCGGCCCGTGGGTGGGCGAGGTGCTGCACGGCGCGCTCGGGCGCGGCGCGCAGCACAGCGTGCGCCTCGTGAAGGGTAGCCATATTGTGACGAAACGGTTGTTCGATCACGATCACGCATACATCTTCCAGAACCCGGACAAGCGCATCATCTTCGCGATTCCGTACGAGCACGACTTCACGTTGATCGGCACGACCGACGTGGAGTACCACAACGATCCCGCGAAGGTGTCGATCGACGGCGACGAAACGCGCTATCTGTGCGAGTCGATCAACCGCTATTTCAAGCGCAAGATCTCGCCCGCCGACGTGCAATGGACCTACTCGGGCGTGCGTCCGCTGCTCGAGGAAGAGGGCGCGGAAAATGCGTCCGCGGTCACGCGCGACTACAAGCTCGAACTCGACGAAACCGCTGGCGCGCCGCTGCTTTCGGTGTTCGGCGGCAAGATCACGACCTTCCGCAAGCTCGCGGAAGAGGCTTCGGACATGCTGTGCCGCGCGCTCGGCCACGCCGCGCCTTCGTGGACCGCGGGCGCGCCGTTGCCCGGCGGCGATATCGCGCACGCGCGTTTCGAGCCGTTTGCGCAGGCGTTCGCAAAGCGCCATGCATGGCTGCCTGCCGCGCTTGCGCGCCGCTACGCGCGTGCATACGGCACGCGCGCCGAACGTCTCCTGGGCAACGCGCGTTCGCTCGCCGACCTCGGCGCAGAAGTAGCGCCCGGCATCTACGAGGCCGAATTGCGTTACCTGCGCGCCGCCGAGTGGGCCACGCGTGCCGAAGACGTGCTGTGGCGCCGCTCGAAGCTGGGCCTGCATGTCGAACCGGGCACGCTCAACGGCGTGAACGCTGCAATCGATCACTGGTTTGCCGCAACAAGCGCGACGGCGACCGCGCAGCACTGA
- a CDS encoding DeoR/GlpR family DNA-binding transcription regulator, giving the protein MTRDPRLTLNARQQEMLEWVQRDGFVTVDDLASHFDVTPQTIRRDVNWLADMNLLRRYHGGASLPTSAENVSYSARQHMFHEEKRRIAALAAQHIPDQASLFINLGTTTEEVARALNHHQGLRVVTNNLNVASVMSGYPDCEVMITGGVVRPWDKGIVGEHTIDFIRQFKVDYAIIGTSAIETDGTLRDFDTREVRVAQAIIEHARTVYLVADHSKVGRPALVRQGHLSQVHALFTDQPLPEEMNEAVLAAGTQVHVAA; this is encoded by the coding sequence ATGACACGAGATCCTCGCCTCACCCTGAACGCGCGCCAGCAGGAAATGCTCGAATGGGTGCAACGCGACGGCTTCGTCACGGTCGACGATCTCGCCTCGCATTTCGACGTCACGCCGCAAACCATTCGCCGCGACGTGAACTGGCTCGCCGACATGAATCTGCTGCGCCGCTATCACGGCGGCGCGAGCCTGCCCACGAGCGCGGAAAACGTCTCGTACAGCGCGCGGCAGCACATGTTTCATGAGGAGAAGCGCCGTATCGCGGCGCTCGCGGCCCAGCACATCCCCGATCAGGCGTCGCTCTTCATCAACCTCGGCACCACGACCGAGGAAGTCGCGCGCGCGCTCAATCATCATCAGGGGCTGCGCGTCGTCACGAACAACCTGAACGTGGCGAGCGTGATGAGCGGCTATCCCGACTGCGAAGTGATGATTACCGGCGGCGTGGTGCGGCCCTGGGACAAGGGCATCGTCGGCGAGCACACCATCGACTTCATCCGCCAGTTCAAGGTGGATTACGCGATCATCGGCACCTCGGCCATCGAAACCGACGGCACGCTGCGCGACTTCGACACGCGCGAGGTGCGCGTGGCGCAGGCCATCATCGAGCATGCGCGCACGGTCTACCTCGTCGCCGACCATTCGAAGGTCGGCCGCCCGGCACTCGTGCGCCAGGGGCATTTGAGCCAGGTTCACGCGCTCTTTACCGACCAGCCGCTGCCTGAGGAAATGAACGAGGCGGTGCTCGCCGCGGGCACGCAGGTTCACGTCGCAGCGTAA
- a CDS encoding uracil-xanthine permease family protein, with amino-acid sequence MQSAPSTPRAATHGADDIETTHDLVYGPNDRPAPTIAFVAALQHLLAILVPIVTPGLLICQALGVSSRDTTLIVSMSLVISGIATFLQCKRVGPLGAGLLIVQGTSFNFVGPLIAGGSLMVKQGTPVETVMAAIFGVVIAGSFVEMAVSRILPFIKRLITPLVTGIVVLLIGLTLIKVGLISMGGGYGAIAKGNFASVQNLTLSGLVLGTIIVLNRVPIVWVRSTALVIALAIGYIVAGAMGRLDFTGAREAALFQIPTPLHFGLGFSWSLFVPMLIIYLVTSLEAIGDVTATSKVSKEPVEGPVWMRRIKGGVLVNGFNSLLAGFFNTFPSSVFAQNNGVIQLTGIASRHVGLWIAGMLVVLGLFPPVAGVLQAVPEPVLGGAAMVMFGAVAASGINILAGTRLDRRALLIIAVSLALGLGVSQVPEILTSLPHALKNVLESGVATGGICALVMNWFLPEKR; translated from the coding sequence ATGCAATCCGCTCCATCGACCCCACGCGCCGCCACCCACGGCGCCGACGACATTGAAACCACCCACGACCTCGTCTACGGCCCCAACGACCGCCCCGCGCCGACCATCGCCTTCGTGGCCGCGCTCCAGCATCTGCTCGCGATCCTCGTGCCGATCGTCACGCCGGGCCTCCTGATCTGCCAGGCGCTGGGCGTTTCCAGCCGCGACACCACGCTGATCGTCTCGATGTCGCTGGTGATTTCCGGCATCGCCACGTTCCTGCAATGCAAGCGTGTCGGGCCGCTCGGCGCGGGTCTGCTCATCGTCCAGGGCACGAGCTTCAACTTCGTCGGCCCGCTCATCGCGGGCGGCAGCCTCATGGTCAAGCAGGGCACGCCAGTCGAAACCGTGATGGCCGCGATTTTCGGCGTCGTCATCGCCGGCTCGTTCGTCGAAATGGCGGTGTCGCGCATCCTGCCCTTCATCAAGCGCCTCATCACGCCGCTCGTCACCGGCATCGTCGTGCTGCTGATCGGCCTCACGCTCATCAAGGTCGGCCTCATCAGCATGGGCGGCGGCTACGGCGCCATCGCCAAGGGCAACTTCGCGAGCGTCCAGAACCTCACGCTCTCCGGCCTCGTGCTCGGCACCATCATCGTGCTCAACCGCGTGCCCATCGTCTGGGTGCGCAGCACGGCGCTCGTCATCGCGCTCGCCATCGGCTATATCGTTGCGGGCGCAATGGGCCGACTCGACTTCACCGGCGCGCGCGAAGCCGCGCTGTTCCAGATTCCGACCCCGCTGCATTTCGGTCTCGGATTCTCGTGGTCGCTCTTCGTGCCCATGCTGATCATCTACCTCGTCACCTCGCTCGAAGCAATCGGCGACGTCACCGCCACCAGCAAGGTGTCGAAAGAGCCGGTGGAAGGTCCCGTGTGGATGCGGCGCATCAAGGGCGGCGTGCTCGTCAACGGCTTCAATTCGCTGCTCGCCGGTTTCTTCAACACGTTCCCGAGCTCCGTGTTCGCGCAGAACAACGGCGTGATCCAGCTCACCGGCATTGCCAGCCGCCACGTGGGCCTGTGGATCGCAGGCATGCTCGTCGTGCTGGGCCTGTTCCCGCCCGTGGCGGGCGTGCTGCAGGCCGTGCCCGAGCCCGTGCTGGGCGGCGCGGCCATGGTGATGTTCGGCGCGGTGGCCGCTTCGGGCATCAATATCCTCGCGGGCACGCGCCTCGACCGCCGCGCCCTGCTCATCATCGCGGTGTCGCTCGCGCTGGGTCTTGGCGTCTCACAGGTGCCGGAGATCCTGACGAGCCTCCCGCATGCGCTCAAGAATGTGCTGGAGTCGGGCGTCGCGACGGGCGGCATCTGCGCGCTCGTGATGAACTGGTTCCTGCCGGAAAAGCGCTAA
- a CDS encoding helix-turn-helix domain-containing protein: MDSPTDAGINERIARCVRDLRATRGLTLDALATRSGVSRSMISMIERGAASPTAVVLEKLAAGLSVSMASLFGASGESTPAEPLVRREQQAQWRDPQSGYMRRSVSPPNWPSPIQLVEVDFPAGARVAYETGGRENVIHQQVWVMEGTIDVELGNERHSLHAGDCLAMRLDRPLIFSNPGSHAAHYVVAICDASGM, encoded by the coding sequence ATGGACAGCCCGACCGACGCCGGAATCAACGAGCGCATCGCCCGCTGCGTGCGCGACTTGCGCGCCACACGCGGCTTGACGCTGGACGCGCTGGCCACGCGCAGCGGCGTAAGCCGCTCGATGATCTCGATGATCGAGCGCGGCGCCGCCAGCCCCACGGCCGTGGTGCTCGAAAAGCTCGCGGCGGGGCTTTCTGTCTCGATGGCGAGCCTTTTCGGCGCAAGCGGCGAGAGCACGCCCGCCGAGCCCCTGGTGCGCCGCGAGCAGCAGGCGCAGTGGCGCGATCCGCAATCGGGCTATATGCGCCGCAGCGTGTCACCGCCCAACTGGCCTTCGCCGATCCAGCTGGTCGAAGTGGACTTCCCCGCCGGCGCGCGCGTCGCCTACGAAACGGGCGGCCGCGAGAACGTGATTCACCAGCAGGTCTGGGTGATGGAAGGCACGATCGACGTGGAGCTGGGCAACGAACGGCATTCGCTCCATGCGGGCGACTGCCTCGCCATGCGGCTCGATCGGCCGCTCATCTTCAGCAACCCAGGCTCGCACGCCGCGCACTATGTCGTTGCCATTTGCGACGCAAGCGGTATGTGA
- a CDS encoding GNAT family N-acetyltransferase, producing MNSNSQSDSVRFIDCNEADHASAILEILNDAIVNSTALYDYKPRPPEAMATWFGTKRANGFPVVGAVDEAGTLLGFASWGTFRAFPANKYTVEHSVYVHRDQRGRGLGERLLLELIRRAREEQIHVLVGCIDATNAGSIALHVKLGFTHSGTIKEAGFKFGHWLDAAFYQLNLEMPAPPVDG from the coding sequence ATGAATTCGAACTCACAGAGCGATAGCGTGCGCTTCATCGATTGCAACGAAGCGGACCACGCGTCGGCGATTCTCGAGATCCTCAACGATGCGATCGTCAATTCAACCGCGCTCTACGACTACAAGCCGCGCCCGCCCGAGGCCATGGCCACGTGGTTCGGCACCAAGCGCGCGAACGGCTTCCCGGTCGTGGGCGCCGTGGACGAAGCCGGGACGCTGCTCGGCTTCGCGAGTTGGGGTACATTCCGCGCGTTTCCCGCCAACAAGTACACGGTCGAACACAGCGTCTACGTGCACCGCGACCAGCGCGGCCGTGGGCTCGGCGAGCGCCTGCTGCTCGAGTTGATCCGCCGCGCCCGTGAGGAACAGATTCACGTGCTCGTGGGCTGCATCGACGCCACCAACGCCGGAAGCATTGCGCTGCATGTCAAGCTGGGATTCACGCACTCGGGCACGATCAAGGAGGCGGGATTCAAGTTCGGACACTGGCTCGATGCCGCTTTCTACCAGCTCAACCTCGAGATGCCCGCCCCGCCCGTGGATGGCTGA